CGCCGGACCGCTCGCCGAGAGCATGATCGACGTGGAGAACACCGGCCAAGGTGCACAGCTCGTGGTGAAGCCCCAACAGGAGTGATTGGGCGCACGTCGGTGCCTAGCTCGTGGCGACGTCCTTGCCCAACGGCAACCGAACGTGCCGCAGATGGTGTGACGGCCGGCCCAAGGGGCCCGGTCGGAGAGCATCACGACACGGCCTCCGGCCCCGGCGACCACGGCCGCGACGTGTGCGGGTCCCAGGAACCCATCCGCGCCAGGCGGCCGGGGCACGTGCCGCGGCGAGGGGCGACGCGGTGGCCTGCCGTCAGGGCCGGCGTCCAGCTCGACCTCGCGGCCATCCGCGGAAGCGCTCGATCCCGATGTCGAACACGAAGTGGAGCGCCAGCAGCAGCAGGCCCAGCTCCAGGAAGTCGATGGCGCCGAGGCGCACGTCGAACAGCGCGAACAGGAAGCAGACGGCAGCGGCGAGCGCCAGCATGGTGCTCCTCCTCTGAGGTCGCCACCGCGGCCGCACGCCGACACTACGCAGCCTGCGCGCCCGCGGCCACGGCCGTCCGGGAACGCACCCCACGGGCGTCCGCGCCGCGGGCGGTCGCTCCGCCGGCAGGCCCGGGATGCCGCCGGAGGATGCGGGCGGGACGCCGTGGGGCCACGGGTACGCTCGGCGCCGTGCGACCTGGAGCAAGGTGAGCGAGGTCTCGATCGGTTACCGCACGATCGACTCGCATCCCGAAGCCGACCAGATGATCGAGAGCATGCGTCAGACGGGGGCCTGGCCCGCGGTGCAGGAGCTGCGCGGGTGGACCCGGCCGTGGCTCGAGGTTTCCGCCGGAGGTGCGGTCCTCGACGTGGGCTGCGGACTCGGCGAGGTGCTGATCGACCTCGCCGGCACGGGGATCGGGGCGCGTCCGGTTGGTCGGTGTGGACGAAAGCGAGACGGACGTCTGCGAGGTCTGGCGCTCCGCGCCGGCTGCGAGGACGTGCGTGTCCGCGGAGCCACCGCGGCCATCCGGATGGTCGCCCGACCTGAGTGAGGCGCCGCCCGGCTGGATGCCGCCACGGATCGTCGGACAGACCCTCCTGAGGACTTCGGTCTCTCCCAGGGCGACGCGCAGGAGCAGGTCGATGCGCTGGTCGAGGCGGCCCGTCGGGGGCGTTTCGAGCTGGCCGTGTCGCTCATGCGGTGACCACCAGACGACCGACGCCGGCCAAGGCGTCCTCCCGCGGGCCGCACGCCCGCGTGCACAGCCAGCGCACACCGCCGACCGGTGGCTGACGGCAGCGTCGTCGGGGATCCTCGGCTTCGACCTTCCTGCTAACACGACCGAGGGACCCGAGGCGGCGGTCAAAGGACGTCTCGGAGAGCTCTCCGCCGACGTGGAAACCCGGCTGTGCGCACTGTTGAGATGGGCAGCAAGCTCAACTGTTGCGCCACACCCGGACCCGCGGTGGCCAAGCCGGGGGAGGGGCCGTAGCCGCGTTTGTTTGCGGAGCCGCCCACGATCGCTGTCCCCGTGCGAGCAGCGTGGGCCTGCTCAGCTTCGGTCCCTCAGCTGAGCTGCTCGGCCCAGTGCGACGATGATGCCCTCGGGGCCGCGGACGTAACAGAGTCGATAGCTGTCCTCGTACTGCGCCACCTCGCCAACGAGTTCGGCACCGTGGGTGTGCAGGCGGGCAAGGACGTCCTCGATGTCTTCGACGGCGAACATGATGCGACGTATGCCGAGCGTGTTCGCCGGCGGATTTTCCGGCTCAGCGCTGATCGCCGTCGGTGTGTGGAACTTCGTCAGCTCAATCCAGCCGTGGCCGTCCGGGGTCCGCATCATTGCGATGTCGACTCGGACGTCGTCGAGCCCGACGACACGGTCGACCCAACGTCCCTCGACTGGCGCCTCACCCTCTAGCTCCATACCAAGTTCGACGAAGAACGCAGTAGCAGCCTCAAGGTCGTCGACAACGACGCCGACGTGGTCCATCCGCTGAATCGTCATCTCCCCGACTGTAGGGGTCGGACGGCTCGGCTATGTCGGTGAGGGATGGCGTCCACACGGACTCGATGTCGCTCGCCCTGCTCCTGCGGCGCCCTGAATAGGTTCGTGGACAGCCTCAGTAAAGTAATCCGAGGGTGGTGACGTGATCGGTCTGACCGATGGATTAGGCAACCGTCCGCCGTCGGAGAGTGTGGCGTGGGAAGCAAGGAGGAAGCCATGCGCAGCGCCGCCCTGGAAGCCCTCGACGTGCTCGTCGGCGAATGGTCGCTCACGCTGACGGACGCGTGGTTTCTCGAATCCAGAGATATCCGCCAGAACGGCCACGCGGTTGTTCGCTGGATCGGTGACGCCTTCATCGAGCTCGAGGCCGAGATGGAAGGCGAGCCCGTATGGCACTTCATGTTCGGCCGCAGCGACGCCAACGAGCGACTCATCGCGCTGTACCACGATCCGCGGCCCACATCGCGCGTCTTTCACATGACCTTCGGCAACGGCGAGTGGACTCTTCTCCGCGAAGATCCCGACTTCCACCAGCGTTTCGTCGCCACCGTCGCGAACGATCGGATCCACGGGCGCTGGGACGCCTCCGAGGATGCCGGCGCTACCTGGCGCAAGGACTTCGACCTGATCTTCGAGCGACCCGATCGCTGACGTCCACTCACGAAGGGTTGCAGACGGGGGAACTCCTCGACCACAGCTATGTGCGGATGATCTCGGCGACGGGCACGACCAGAACCACGGCTTCCGCGACGTGGGTGGCCGGTGATACGTGCCCTGGTGTAGCGGGGCGTCGGGCGTCGGCTTCCGGGCGTAGGCGACCGGCGGCATGAGACCGTTGCCTCTAGCGTCCGCCAGGGCTTCCGACAAGGTGATCCGATCGCGCCGGCCGGCGTGATCCGAGGGAAGTGTGGCGATGATCGACCATGCAGTGGTGATCGCGGGTGGAAGTCCGACCGGGC
This is a stretch of genomic DNA from Actinomycetota bacterium. It encodes these proteins:
- a CDS encoding VOC family protein; translation: MTIQRMDHVGVVVDDLEAATAFFVELGMELEGEAPVEGRWVDRVVGLDDVRVDIAMMRTPDGHGWIELTKFHTPTAISAEPENPPANTLGIRRIMFAVEDIEDVLARLHTHGAELVGEVAQYEDSYRLCYVRGPEGIIVALGRAAQLRDRS